The Apium graveolens cultivar Ventura chromosome 3, ASM990537v1, whole genome shotgun sequence sequence ttgtggctgaggttcagttgcccctacctgggctcctccttgggtggcgacataggttgaatgcggaggtacctaTATGGTTGACGCAATCGTTTGGGTTGTCCCTgcgggtgttcctccttcaatGGCACTGATTGTTCcccgtgttctcgccatggttgttgttgtgctttcccatagacggcgccaaatgttatggataaaaatctaaggttattatttgctgtatttattactaaggttcgggagctcaaggcctttaatggctgctctcgtgtttcgtagcttaactctgcctttacgagatgccttcgtatctctgtgaattagagaatcaagccaaaatacgtagttcttggtgatacttgccctcgaggctatggcggcgagggctcaccaaggacgtagtgactttcatgtcctccaaggactaagtttaaaacgtagttctgattgaggggtagatccctttatatagatgttgagagtcctggaattggactagggataggagaattgttgatcaagttctcagactttggatagactttgaagtcctagaatagaggaATCAGATTCCTAGTTGGTGTAGGTGCCCTTGAGGCTATCTTTTATGGAATTACATCATCGTTAGGACTTATTTAATGAGCTGGTAATcctccctatttattaattacgaaattaataaataatcagggctttgggcctcactaaatgggcttcgttattggaccgtatctggtctaattaattcaacatttaTTATATTTCTAGGCTAACTTTAGGCCCATATCAGTTCTGTCAGTGGGATATTGCTTTGTCATTATCtatatgtgattactagtgtatgggattgaattgtgtggttagttggttgtatgattttattttgctttcaaaagtgattttattacacttttatttttcataaatatttggattatttctaaaattatttttatggttttataattacaataattatttttgggattttataaaatctgaaaatcaattatttcatcaatgattttctgattccatttatttgtaaaatccgtatttaattccagaattcttcaaaaataatgaaattcatatttatttaagtttggaatattccgagaattttaaaattattttgtgaatttttgggattaaattcacctaTGCATTTATTCGTAAAATCATTGAATGTAGGTCTGAGGCGCGATTTGAAAGTGCTTTAAAAGTTGtggaaactttattttattaatttttaattatttcggGAAATTTAAGACTATTTTGAATTTGTTTCGATATATTACCACTTGCTAAATATATCGTTACAATTAGAATTTACTGCCAGAATTGGGGCTTTCAGACAGATGAAAAAATATAAATACGTGTTCTTTTATTGGACACATGTTTCGATTGTAGGATGCAGcccttattttataattattgaCTTTTATCATCAATCTCTCCCTCACCTCGATCTCTCTCGATCTATCCAATTTCCTCTCTCAAATTTCTATTTTTATCTCTCAATTAATCCCTCAATCTTCCTTTCTTCCCTGTTCCTCCCCTTTCCCCCGCTTCTCCCTCTTCCTTTCTTGTTCCCGGCGCCGCCGGTGCTCTGTTTTTCGGCGATTTCACCGCTTCTTTATTCCGGTCGTCTGTCGGTGTCACGTTGCCGCCTTGTTTCTGTGATTCCCGGTTCGTTTCCGGTTATTATCCCCGGACTGGCTTTCTGGTTATTTCCATTTTACATGTATATATACCTTGTAACACCCCTAGATGCGGGGTCGGAAAttcgggtcgtcacggtctttctttccataaatatcacttaacttaattaaaaataaataacctcatgctgtgaccccataataataaatatttagaagtcaatTCTTTTTAGAATTTGTTTATTCGAATTAGTAgggaagataataaatatttagaagtaaATGATATTTATAATTTGATTATAAGATTAATTGgaaagataataaatatttagaagtcaatCATATTTAGAATTTATTTGAACAAATTTTACCTTTTACTCAACTAACTTAAATTGTAATTTTCTATTTATATTTGAAATTCAAACATATTATACAAATGAGTATATACATTCGAATTAAAATgaaagataataaatatttagaaattAACTATCTTTAGAAATTAATTAAACATATTTTACCTTTTTCTCAACTAATTTAAACGATAAACCCCTAAAGATACAATCTTTTGATACGTCTCACCGTCAGGCGTGACATGGGTATACTAGATGGCAGAAGGCGTATCCAACGGGATACATAGACAAGTAGGAGTAGACAAACGAACCAAGTGCACAAAGTGTTGATGAGGTGTGTATGTGCAGACGGCTTTGACCTAGGCGTATGCATCAGATACTACAATGTGGAAGCTTATCCATCTGTTTTTTTATTCTTCTCAATTGTTAAAATTGCTTTAACTGTTATAAACCTTGACCaaaaatattagttatgtttaaTGTAGAGGAATTATAGGAAAATAGAAGATATGGAGAGAAAGTTGTATCTCATTTCATTAGCTAAatgagctatttatagtagttggtttacaagtcttactaagtaagctattcaaatcttcttcattaaatattacaaaacttcctcgataagctttacaagtcttcctcgataagctttacaagtcGTCCTGATTAAGTTTCTTTCTTAAGAAGTTGTGCAAGTCTTCCTCAGCAAGATTTGAGAGACTTCGATATGCTTTGACAATCACTTTATATTTGTTCTAATATTTTAACACTCCCCCTTGATTGTCAAATGTGAGTTATTACAAAGATTgactgcctcgttaaaaccttgcaaGGAAAAACCTAGTGGGATAAAAATCTtgacgaaggaaaaagagtacaacctccccctgaataaaatgtctcacatTTTGACATTTCGATGTAGCAAACTTTTTAACCTCCGCATACCCATATTATTTCTCAGCTTCTCAAATGTTGATGTAGGTATTGACTTTGTAAGTATATCCGCCAGATTATCGCATGAACGAACTTGTTGGACATCAATATCACCATTTTCTTGAAGTtcatgagtgtagaagaattttggcAATATGTGTTTTGTTCGATCCCCTTTAATATATCCTTTCTTAAGTTGTTTGACGTAGGCCGAGTTTTCCTCGAATAAAACTGTAGGATTATCTGAAATACTTGATAATCCACATGATTCTCGAATATGTTGAATGACTGACCTTAGCCAAATACATTCTCTGCTTGCTTCATGAATTGCTAATAACTCTGCGTGGTTTGATGAAGTTGCAGCCATAGTCTGTTTTGTAGACTTCCAAGAGATAGCAGTATCATAATATGTAAATAGGTAACCTGTTTGTGATCGCCCAAAGTGAGGATCTGACATGTATCCAACATCTGCATATCCAACTAGACGTGATCTTGAATTTTTTAGGAAGAATAGTCCAAGATCGGTGGTCCCTCGAAGATATCTGAATATATGTTTTATTCCATCCCAATGCCCTTTAGTAGGGTCATAACTAAATCTTGCCAACAGGTTCACTGCAAATGCAATATCAGGTCGTGTGTTGTTTGTAAGATACATGAGTGCGCCAATTGCACTGAGATATGGAACTTCAGGTCCAAGAGCCTCTTCATCTTATTTTCTAGGACAGAAATGATCCTTTTCAACCTCGAGTGATCGAACAACCATTGGTGTGGTTAGTGGATGAGCTTTGTCCATGTAGAACCGATCAAGAATCTTTTAAGTGTAGTttgattgatgaacaaatattcctGAAGATAAGTGCTCCACCTGTATACCTAAAAAAAATCttgtccttccaagatctttcatttcaatcTCATTTTTCAAATAGTTAGCAGCATTATTAATATCTTCAGTAGTACCGATA is a genomic window containing:
- the LOC141715146 gene encoding secreted RxLR effector protein 161-like — translated: MYLTNNTRPDIAFAVNLLARFSYDPTKGHWDGIKHIFRYLRGTTDLGLFFLKNSRSRLVGYADVGYMSDPHFGRSQTGYLFTYYDTAISWKSTKQTMAATSSNHAELLAIHEASRECIWLRSVIQHIRESCGLSSISDNPTVLFEENSAYVKQLKKGYIKGDRTKHILPKFFYTHELQENGDIDVQQVRSCDNLADILTKSIPTSTFEKLRNNMGMRRLKSLLHRNVKM